A window of Zingiber officinale cultivar Zhangliang chromosome 5A, Zo_v1.1, whole genome shotgun sequence contains these coding sequences:
- the LOC121980932 gene encoding 60S ribosomal protein L17-1-like codes for MVKYSRDPSNPTKSAKAMGHDLRVHFKNTRETAQAIRKLPLSKAKRYLNDVIAHKQAIPFRRFCRGVGRTAQAKGRHPNGQGRWPVKSAGFILDLLKNAESNAEVKGLDIDSLFISHIQVNQAQKQRRRTYRAHGRINPYMSSPCHIELILSEKEESVKKEPETQLATSKSRKA; via the exons ATG GTGAAGTATTCGAGGGACCCTTCCAATCCAACCAAGT CTGCTAAGGCTATGGGTCATGACTTGAGGGTTCACTTCAAG AACACCCGTGAAACCGCACAGGCGATTAGGAAACTACCTCTATCAAAGGCGAAAAGATATTTGAACGACGTCATTGCTCATAAGCAGGCTATTCCCTTCCGGAGGTTTTGTCGTGGAGTAGGCCGAACTGCTCAGGCCAAGGGCAGGCACCCGAATGGGCAGGGTCGTTGGCCTGTGAAATCAGCTGGATTCATTTTAGATCTCCTAAAGAATGCTGAAAGCAATGCAGAG GTCAAGGGCTTGGATATTGACTCACTCTTCATTTCACACATACAAGTTAACCAGGCCCAGAAGCAGAGGCGCAGGACGTACCGTGCTCACGGTAGAATCAACC CCTATATGTCCTCTCCTTGCcatattgaacttatattgtctgAGAAGGAAGAGTCAGTCAAAAAAGAG CCTGAGACCCAGCTCGCCACCAGCAAATCCCGGAAAGCTTAG